The following nucleotide sequence is from Streptobacillus canis.
AACTATTCCCTTAATAGAATTAGTAAAACTTAAGGAGGAACAATTTGAAAGGTAAATTAGTAAACCCTAATAACATCTCAGATATGGATGTTATGAACGCAAAAAGCCAAGCAACTATGGCTGCTTTACTTCAAAAAATAGGTAAAGGAAAAAGAAAAAAAGAAGTAACATTAAGTAAAGGTTCTCAAAAATATTTAGAGCAAATGATAGGTGAAATGAAAAAACAAATGGTTATGTATGAAAAACACTTACCAAATCTATTTTCATTCTTTAGCTATGTAGAAAAACAATTACATGTAGGTAAAAAAGAAAAAAGACCTAAAGAAAAAGTGTTAGCTCTATCTTTTGAAGAATATGATTTAATAGTTAAACAAATGAAAGATGTTATTAAAGGATTAGCTTTAGAAAAATCTAAATTAAAATGGTATAACATCATCAAAAAAACTATGTTTAATATGATGACTAAACAAACAGAAGAGTTATTAAAAGAAATGAAATAATAAACAGGGGTGTTAAATGGGGGATAATAACAAATATGAAGCAACTACCTCAAGTATAAGTTGCTTTTTATTTAATTTAGAAAATATTTTAGACTTAGCTATTTCAAAAAATGCTACAGATATACATATTAGAGAATATGATAATAGATGTAAGCTTGAATTTAGAATTAATGGTATTGTTAATAATATAGATAACGTTGATAAATTAAATGTTAGAGAGATAATTGCAAAGATAAAGATAATGTCTAAATTAAATGTAGCTGAAAAAAGACTTCCACAAGATGGTGCTTTTACTTATACATTTAATAATAGAAAGTATGATATGCGTGTTTCTACATTACCTAGTAACAAAGGAGAAAATGTAGTTTTACGTATTTTAAATTCTACTCTCAATGACATTAGCTTAGAAGCTTTAGGATTTGATAATTCTACAATAGAGATACTTAAAAACTCATGTACTAAATCACATGGATTAATATTAATTACAGGTCCAACTGGCAGTGGTAAATCTACTACTCTACTTTCATTAATACATATATTAATGAAAAGTAAAAGGAAAATAATTAGTATAGAAGATCCAATAGAAAACAAGCTTGAAGATATAGTACAAATACAAGTTAAAGAAGAAATAGGACTTAGTTTCGAAAAAATATTAAGAACTGTTTTAAGATCTGATCCTGATATCATAATAATAAGTGAAATTAGAGATGAAATTACGGCTCAAATTGCAATTAGATCTGCACTTACAGGGCATCTAGTCCTTGCAACATTACATACCAACGATAGTATTTCTACTATAAATAGATTAATAGATATGAATATACCTAAATATTTAATACTTGATTCACTACATTGCATATTATCACAAAGGCTAGTTTTCAATGGAACTAAAAGAGTTTGTGTATCTGAAATACTTGAAATAGATGATGAAATAAAGAAAATACTAAATATAAATACTGATAAGGTTAATATAGAAGAAATACTAAAAAATAGAGGGTTTGTAACTCTAAAAGAAAAACTAGAAAAGAGGTGTGAACTTGAAGGATATTATTGTTTATGATTTTGATAAAACTATTTATGGTGGTGAAACATCAACTGACTTTATGAAGTTTTTTCTTAAAAGAAATCCAAAATATCTTTTAAGAATATATAAGGCACTTCATTCT
It contains:
- a CDS encoding viral A-type inclusion protein, which encodes MKGKLVNPNNISDMDVMNAKSQATMAALLQKIGKGKRKKEVTLSKGSQKYLEQMIGEMKKQMVMYEKHLPNLFSFFSYVEKQLHVGKKEKRPKEKVLALSFEEYDLIVKQMKDVIKGLALEKSKLKWYNIIKKTMFNMMTKQTEELLKEMK
- a CDS encoding GspE/PulE family protein — encoded protein: MGDNNKYEATTSSISCFLFNLENILDLAISKNATDIHIREYDNRCKLEFRINGIVNNIDNVDKLNVREIIAKIKIMSKLNVAEKRLPQDGAFTYTFNNRKYDMRVSTLPSNKGENVVLRILNSTLNDISLEALGFDNSTIEILKNSCTKSHGLILITGPTGSGKSTTLLSLIHILMKSKRKIISIEDPIENKLEDIVQIQVKEEIGLSFEKILRTVLRSDPDIIIISEIRDEITAQIAIRSALTGHLVLATLHTNDSISTINRLIDMNIPKYLILDSLHCILSQRLVFNGTKRVCVSEILEIDDEIKKILNINTDKVNIEEILKNRGFVTLKEKLEKRCELEGYYCL